The following proteins come from a genomic window of Populus nigra chromosome 6, ddPopNigr1.1, whole genome shotgun sequence:
- the LOC133697030 gene encoding wound-responsive protein GWIN3 produces MKITKFLGLSFLLFAFAATSFPEGVHAEDPAAVLDFYGREVQAGASYLIDQEDIRVVNATINPICNSDVILSTGNEGLPVTFSPVINSTDGVIREGTLITVSFDASTCRMAGVTPMWKIGFNSTAKGYIVTTGGVDRLNRFKITKYEGDSSFYQLSYCPNSEPFCECPCVPVGANSDKYLAPNVSYADFRFKPVARIEST; encoded by the coding sequence ATGAAGATCACTAAATTTCTAGGGCTCTCCTTCCTTCTCTTTGCCTTCGCAGCAACTTCATTTCCTGAGGGCGTTCATGCCGAAGATCCTGCAGCAGTGCTCGATTTCTACGGTCGTGAGGTGCAAGCTGGTGCAAGCTATTTAATCGATCAAGAAGATATTCGTGTGGTCAATGCGACTATCAACCCCATATGCAATTCAGATGTTATACTTTCCACCGGGAACGAGGGCCTCCCAGTAACATTTTCACCAGTTATAAATTCCACCGATGGTGTCATCCGCGAAGGAACTTTGATTACTGTGAGCTTTGATGCAAGCACATGTCGGATGGCAGGCGTGACACCCATGTGGAAGATTGGATTCAATTCGACAGCCAAAGGATACATTGTGACCACAGGAGGTGTTGATAGATTGAATCGGTTTAAGATCACCAAGTATGAAGGTGATAGTAGTTTTTATCAGCTTTCTTATTGTCCAAACTCCGAACCCTTCTGTGAATGCCCATGCGTCCCAGTTGGCGCCAACAGTGACAAGTACTTGGCTCCCAATGTCAGCTATGCTGATTTTAGGTTTAAACCGGTTGCGCGCATTGAGAGCACATAA